From a single Streptomyces misionensis genomic region:
- a CDS encoding dienelactone hydrolase family protein → MTDVQGTSVDITTEDGTADAYLARPADGEPHPGVLLYQDAYGLRPQLRSMADRLAAAGYTVLVPNVFYRHGRTPIGELPEFIDPSADPTIWQRIGPVMGSLTPEQSRRDADAYLGFLADSPFVAEGPVALTGYCMGARLALRTAATHPDRVAAAAGFHGGRLATDAPDSPHRGAKNVTAELYFGFADQDASMPEEQIRELEAALDAAGVRYTCEVYRGAQHGYTQADTPAYDQQADERHWAALLALLDRAF, encoded by the coding sequence ATGACCGACGTACAGGGAACATCCGTCGACATCACCACCGAGGACGGCACCGCCGACGCCTACCTCGCCCGTCCCGCGGACGGCGAGCCGCACCCGGGCGTGCTGCTCTACCAGGACGCCTACGGTCTGCGCCCGCAGCTGAGGTCGATGGCCGACCGGCTCGCGGCCGCCGGCTACACGGTGCTGGTGCCGAACGTCTTCTACCGGCACGGCCGCACCCCGATCGGCGAGCTGCCGGAGTTCATCGACCCGTCGGCCGACCCGACCATCTGGCAGCGGATCGGTCCGGTGATGGGCTCCCTCACCCCCGAGCAGTCCCGGCGCGACGCGGACGCGTACCTGGGCTTCCTGGCGGACAGTCCGTTCGTCGCCGAGGGGCCGGTCGCGCTGACCGGCTACTGCATGGGCGCCCGGCTCGCCCTGCGCACGGCCGCCACCCATCCGGACCGGGTGGCCGCGGCGGCCGGCTTCCACGGCGGCAGGCTCGCCACCGACGCTCCGGACAGCCCGCACCGCGGCGCCAAGAACGTCACCGCGGAGCTGTACTTCGGCTTCGCCGACCAGGACGCCTCCATGCCCGAGGAGCAGATCCGCGAGCTGGAGGCGGCTCTGGACGCGGCCGGTGTGCGGTACACGTGCGAGGTGTACCGGGGCGCACAGCACGGCTACACCCAGGCGGACACCCCGGCCTACGACCAGCAGGCCGACGAGCGGCACTGGGCGGCGCTGCTGGCCCTGCTCGACCGCGCCTTCTGA
- a CDS encoding oxygenase MpaB family protein has product MTTPRAQEATAASAYPRRFRRAEERGRRIGRILRRVAGVRHVDEELLDRIGRRMYARDEPGAALVRAMRRDGRPGAERVTMAQFERALREGVQAVPDAPPELVRFFSLVDAVPAWVDFDLVERGAGVIRRLGRTASDVLLQLSLIGGYRFGGPAELLVATGGLSGATAMRRLGETETWSNAVARPGGLRRDGEGFRLTVHVRVMHALVNDRFEHNGRWDVHEWGLPVNQSDLAGTLGLFNSTLLLGARALGWWVSAADARAVMHLWKYVGLLLGVDEDWLFDTEREQNVFNYHVLRAQDGQTPAGADLTEAILKGQRRLTEARSNRLRAAYARARLLGMLRCFLGRQSLEELRIPVTLPWAVPPVLVRNLAASLLLGRTEHGRQLLERAGERFRDRRGALLFAGARPRVGPLPL; this is encoded by the coding sequence GTGACGACACCCCGTGCGCAGGAGGCGACCGCGGCGTCCGCGTATCCGCGCCGCTTCCGCCGGGCCGAGGAGCGGGGCCGGCGCATCGGCCGGATCCTGCGCCGGGTGGCCGGGGTCCGGCACGTGGACGAGGAACTGCTCGACCGGATCGGACGCCGCATGTACGCCCGCGACGAGCCGGGGGCGGCGCTGGTGCGCGCCATGCGCCGGGACGGCCGCCCCGGCGCCGAACGCGTCACCATGGCCCAGTTCGAACGGGCGCTGCGCGAGGGGGTCCAGGCCGTCCCCGACGCCCCGCCGGAGCTGGTGCGGTTCTTCTCGCTGGTCGACGCCGTGCCCGCGTGGGTGGACTTCGATCTGGTCGAGCGGGGCGCCGGGGTGATCCGGCGGCTCGGCCGCACCGCGAGCGACGTGCTGCTGCAACTGTCCCTGATCGGCGGCTACCGGTTCGGCGGACCCGCCGAACTGCTCGTCGCCACGGGCGGTCTGTCGGGGGCGACGGCCATGCGGCGGCTCGGCGAGACGGAGACGTGGAGCAACGCCGTCGCCCGGCCGGGCGGGCTGCGGCGCGACGGGGAGGGGTTCCGGCTCACGGTCCACGTGCGGGTGATGCACGCGCTCGTCAACGACCGGTTCGAGCACAACGGCCGCTGGGACGTCCACGAATGGGGGCTGCCCGTCAACCAGTCCGACCTGGCCGGCACGCTGGGCCTGTTCAACAGCACCCTGCTGCTCGGCGCCCGCGCGCTCGGCTGGTGGGTGAGCGCCGCGGACGCGCGGGCCGTGATGCACCTGTGGAAGTACGTCGGCCTGCTGCTCGGGGTGGACGAGGACTGGCTGTTCGACACCGAACGCGAGCAGAACGTCTTCAACTACCACGTGCTGCGGGCGCAGGACGGCCAGACCCCGGCGGGCGCCGACCTCACCGAGGCGATCCTGAAGGGGCAGCGGCGGCTGACCGAGGCCCGGTCGAACCGGCTGCGAGCAGCTTACGCGCGGGCCCGGCTGCTCGGCATGCTGAGGTGCTTCCTGGGCAGGCAGAGCCTCGAAGAGCTCCGGATACCGGTGACGCTGCCCTGGGCGGTGCCGCCCGTGCTGGTCAGGAACCTCGCCGCCTCGCTGCTGCTCGGGCGCACCGAGCACGGCCGCCAGCTCCTGGAGCGCGCCGGCGAGCGGTTCCGCGACCGGCGCGGCGCCCTGCTCTTCGCCGGGGCCCGGCCCCGGGTCGGCCCGCTGCCGCTCTGA
- a CDS encoding alpha/beta fold hydrolase: MSHHPTEFTHRLVPSPAGRIHLVEQGSGPLVLLVHGFPESWYSWRHQLPALAAAGYRAVAIDVRGYGRSSRPAATDAYRLLDLVEDNVAVVHALGEESAVIVGHDWGSAIATGSALVRPDVFPAVAMLSVPYSPRSGRRPTEVFASMSGGDEEFYISYFQEPGRAEAEMEPDVRGWLAGFYAALSADTMPGPDAPVPYFASRGGTLRDRFPAGRLPAWLGEDDLDVYAGEFERTGMTGALNRYRNMDRDWADLADYDGAPLTQPSLFLGGALDATTSWLGGAIKAFPVTLPGLVSSHVLDGCGHWIQQERPDETNRLLVEWLGALPR, encoded by the coding sequence ATGTCTCACCACCCGACCGAGTTCACCCACCGGCTGGTCCCCTCGCCGGCCGGCCGGATCCATCTCGTGGAGCAGGGCAGCGGACCGCTGGTGCTGCTGGTGCACGGCTTCCCGGAGTCCTGGTACTCCTGGCGCCACCAGCTGCCGGCGCTCGCCGCGGCCGGATACCGGGCGGTCGCCATCGACGTACGCGGCTACGGCCGTTCCTCCAGGCCCGCCGCGACGGACGCGTACCGGCTGCTCGACCTGGTCGAGGACAACGTCGCGGTCGTGCACGCGCTGGGCGAGGAGTCGGCGGTGATCGTCGGCCACGACTGGGGCTCGGCCATCGCCACGGGCTCCGCCCTGGTCCGGCCGGACGTCTTCCCCGCGGTGGCGATGCTCAGCGTTCCGTACTCCCCGCGCAGCGGGCGCCGCCCCACCGAGGTCTTCGCCTCGATGAGCGGCGGCGACGAGGAGTTCTACATCTCCTACTTCCAGGAGCCGGGCCGCGCCGAGGCCGAGATGGAGCCCGATGTGCGCGGCTGGCTCGCCGGCTTCTACGCGGCCCTGTCCGCCGACACCATGCCCGGACCCGACGCCCCCGTGCCGTACTTCGCGAGCCGGGGCGGCACGCTGCGCGACCGCTTCCCGGCCGGCCGGCTGCCCGCCTGGCTCGGTGAGGACGATCTCGACGTCTACGCCGGGGAGTTCGAGCGGACCGGGATGACCGGCGCGCTCAACCGCTATCGCAACATGGACCGCGACTGGGCGGACCTCGCCGACTACGACGGCGCGCCGCTCACCCAGCCGTCCCTCTTCCTCGGCGGCGCCCTGGACGCCACCACGTCATGGCTGGGCGGCGCCATCAAGGCGTTCCCGGTCACGCTGCCCGGCCTGGTGTCCTCCCACGTCCTGGACGGCTGCGGCCACTGGATCCAGCAGGAACGCCCCGACGAGACCAACCGGTTGCTCGTGGAATGGCTCGGCGCGCTGCCCCGCTGA
- a CDS encoding aldo/keto reductase — MNGIPAHTLNDGTVIPAIGLGTWPLDDTAAERAVRDALGLGYRLVDTAANYRNETGVGRALAGSGVPRADVVVTTKLPGRHHGYEETLASFEESRRRLGLEYVDLYLIHWPNPRVGKYVDSWKAMIRLREEGLVRSIGVSNFTPEHIVRLEKETGVLPSVNQIELHPLFPQEELRAFHADQGILTESWSPLGRGGHLLADPEVTRIAAAHGVSPGQVLLRWHLQLGALPIPKSADPERQRANLDVFGFELDSDQMAAVARHAARRLGGDPETHEEF; from the coding sequence GTGAACGGCATACCGGCGCACACGCTCAACGACGGCACGGTGATCCCCGCCATCGGCCTCGGTACCTGGCCGCTGGACGACACGGCGGCCGAGCGGGCCGTACGCGACGCCCTCGGCCTCGGCTACCGGCTGGTGGACACCGCGGCGAACTACCGCAACGAGACCGGTGTCGGCCGGGCCCTCGCCGGCAGCGGGGTGCCCCGCGCGGACGTGGTGGTGACGACCAAGCTCCCGGGCCGCCACCACGGCTACGAGGAGACCCTCGCCTCCTTCGAGGAGTCCCGGCGGCGCCTCGGCCTGGAGTACGTGGACCTGTACCTGATCCACTGGCCCAACCCCCGGGTCGGCAAGTACGTCGACTCCTGGAAGGCGATGATCAGGCTGCGGGAGGAGGGCCTGGTGCGTTCGATCGGCGTCTCCAACTTCACCCCGGAGCACATCGTGCGCCTGGAGAAGGAGACCGGGGTGCTGCCCTCGGTGAACCAGATCGAGCTGCATCCGCTGTTCCCGCAGGAGGAGCTGCGCGCCTTCCACGCGGACCAGGGCATCCTCACCGAGAGCTGGAGCCCGCTGGGCCGGGGCGGCCATCTGCTGGCCGACCCGGAGGTCACCCGGATCGCCGCGGCGCACGGTGTGAGCCCCGGGCAGGTGCTGCTGCGCTGGCACCTCCAGCTGGGCGCGCTGCCCATCCCGAAGTCGGCCGATCCCGAGCGGCAGCGCGCCAACCTGGACGTCTTCGGCTTCGAGCTGGACTCGGACCAGATGGCGGCGGTCGCCCGGCACGCCGCGCGCCGGCTCGGCGGGGACCCGGAGACCCACGAGGAGTTCTGA
- a CDS encoding glycoside hydrolase family 64 protein: MPYISTRPAAALVATAALLGGALAFGAPDRAAAAVPDTIALTVTNNSGRTEPVYLYDLGTQLSSGRQGWADAGGTFHAWPAGGNPPVPAPDAAIAGPAAGQSLTIRIPKFSGRIYFSYGRKLDFRLATGGLVQPAVQNPSDPNRDTLFNWSEYTLNDSGLWLNSTQVDMFSAPYSVGVRRSDGTVSTTGRLKPGGWSGFFSTLRAQSGGWSGLVQTRADGTVLRALAPLYGVETGALPANVMDDYVNRVWQKYTTSTLTVTPFADQPGKKFYGRVSGGVMNFTDSSGAVVTTFQKPDADSVFGCHKLLDAPNDDVRGPISRTLCAGFNRSTLLTDPNQPDTTPGDFYQDAVTNQYARAVHGQMADGKAYAFAFDDVGNQESLVNDGAPQQAYLTLDPMS, from the coding sequence GTGCCGTACATATCGACTCGCCCCGCGGCAGCGCTGGTTGCCACGGCGGCACTCCTCGGCGGAGCGCTCGCGTTCGGTGCCCCGGACCGGGCCGCGGCCGCCGTACCGGACACCATCGCGCTCACCGTCACCAACAACTCGGGCCGCACCGAACCCGTGTACCTCTACGACCTCGGCACCCAGCTGTCCTCGGGACGACAGGGCTGGGCCGACGCGGGCGGTACCTTCCACGCCTGGCCCGCGGGCGGCAACCCGCCCGTTCCCGCGCCGGACGCGGCGATCGCCGGCCCGGCCGCCGGCCAGTCGCTGACGATCCGCATCCCGAAGTTCTCGGGGCGGATCTACTTCTCCTACGGCCGGAAGCTGGATTTCCGGCTCGCCACCGGCGGGTTGGTGCAGCCCGCCGTGCAGAACCCCTCCGACCCCAACCGCGACACCCTCTTCAACTGGTCCGAGTACACGCTCAACGACTCCGGGCTGTGGCTCAACAGCACCCAGGTGGACATGTTCTCGGCGCCGTACTCCGTCGGTGTGCGGCGCTCCGACGGCACCGTGAGCACCACCGGCCGGCTGAAACCGGGCGGCTGGTCGGGCTTCTTCAGCACCCTGCGCGCCCAGTCGGGCGGCTGGTCCGGGCTCGTCCAGACGCGGGCGGACGGCACGGTGCTGCGGGCGCTCGCGCCGCTGTACGGCGTGGAGACCGGGGCGCTGCCCGCGAACGTGATGGACGACTACGTCAACCGGGTCTGGCAGAAGTACACGACGTCGACGCTGACCGTCACGCCGTTCGCCGACCAGCCCGGCAAGAAGTTCTACGGCCGGGTCTCGGGCGGCGTCATGAACTTCACCGACTCCTCGGGCGCGGTCGTCACCACCTTCCAGAAGCCGGACGCGGACAGCGTGTTCGGCTGCCACAAGCTGCTGGACGCGCCCAACGACGACGTCCGCGGGCCCATCTCCCGTACGCTGTGCGCCGGTTTCAACCGCTCCACCCTGCTGACCGATCCGAACCAGCCCGACACCACGCCCGGTGACTTCTACCAGGACGCGGTGACCAACCAGTACGCGCGGGCGGTCCACGGGCAGATGGCCGACGGCAAGGCCTACGCGTTCGCCTTCGACGACGTCGGCAACCAGGAGTCCCTGGTGAACGACGGCGCTCCGCAGCAGGCGTACCTCACGCTGGATCCGATGAGCTGA
- a CDS encoding serine hydrolase, with the protein MVDDKVRAIFERAGCTGSPPARSLGGETEFGPRAEECVAPASVVKASVALVAETWLAEGRLDPRERVTLAAAERSYGPAGVPSVEDDAVLSWRDSVVPMPTIGDDPSAGQDLGHAGRAEPVSRSDRASARESARADERLATTRALTPGAGTRTTPRDMVTPLRPDACAPGHGRMARQLTRHRIASAFRTPVRAAKSGGLAGIVRNEVGIVSFPGGRRYAAAVLTTSRPGSDDAAGDAATEVATARTASRAHRTAFASRAHRTT; encoded by the coding sequence ATGGTGGACGACAAGGTGCGGGCGATCTTCGAACGCGCGGGGTGCACGGGCTCCCCGCCGGCCCGTTCCCTGGGCGGGGAAACGGAGTTCGGGCCGCGCGCCGAGGAGTGCGTGGCGCCCGCCTCGGTCGTCAAGGCGTCGGTCGCGCTGGTGGCCGAGACGTGGTTGGCCGAGGGCCGGCTCGACCCCAGGGAGCGGGTGACGCTGGCCGCCGCCGAGCGGAGCTATGGGCCGGCCGGGGTGCCGTCGGTCGAGGACGACGCGGTGCTGTCCTGGCGGGACTCGGTGGTGCCGATGCCGACCATCGGCGACGACCCGAGCGCCGGGCAGGACCTCGGGCACGCGGGCCGGGCCGAGCCGGTCTCCCGGTCGGACCGCGCGTCGGCACGGGAGTCGGCCCGCGCCGACGAACGACTGGCGACGACACGGGCGTTGACACCCGGCGCGGGGACCCGCACGACACCGCGCGACATGGTCACGCCGCTCCGCCCCGACGCCTGCGCCCCGGGGCACGGCCGCATGGCCCGGCAGCTCACCCGGCACCGGATCGCGAGCGCGTTCCGGACACCCGTGCGGGCGGCCAAGAGCGGCGGCCTGGCCGGGATCGTACGCAACGAGGTCGGCATCGTCTCCTTCCCGGGCGGCCGCCGGTACGCCGCCGCGGTGTTGACCACGTCCCGGCCGGGCTCGGACGACGCCGCCGGCGACGCCGCCACCGAAGTCGCGACCGCGCGCACCGCCTCGCGGGCGCACCGGACCGCCTTCGCCTCACGGGCGCACCGGACCACCTGA
- a CDS encoding LLM class flavin-dependent oxidoreductase, with translation MPSVPRPLRRLGFLTIGLFDPADPARGHESTLEIIELGERLGFDSAWVRQRHLQYGISSPVAVLAAATQRTRRIELGTAVIPLGWENPLRLAEDLATVDVLSGGRLNPGVSVGTPAHYDRVRDALYPDSGGAEDFGYARVRRLLDLVRGRPAGDVAGVEGFEVFSDVVQPHSPGLARRLWYGGGSLRSARWAGEHGMNFLTSSVVKAEAPEGPYDFAEIQRSLVREFRAHHPDGAAARVSQGLVVIPTDSATPAQRAKYAEYAARRLPRTGAPQGPARLLFAPDLVGPAAELAERLHADAVFREVDEVAFALPFTFEHEDYVQILTDMATRLGPALGWQPAG, from the coding sequence GTGCCATCCGTCCCCCGTCCCCTGCGCAGACTGGGCTTCCTCACCATCGGCCTGTTCGACCCGGCGGACCCGGCGCGGGGCCACGAGTCCACGCTGGAGATCATCGAACTGGGCGAGCGGCTCGGCTTCGACAGCGCCTGGGTACGCCAGCGCCACCTCCAGTACGGCATCTCGTCCCCGGTCGCCGTCCTCGCCGCCGCCACCCAGCGCACCCGCCGCATCGAACTCGGTACGGCGGTGATCCCGCTGGGCTGGGAGAACCCGCTGCGGCTCGCCGAGGACCTGGCGACCGTCGACGTGCTGTCCGGCGGGCGGCTGAACCCCGGCGTCAGCGTGGGCACCCCGGCGCACTACGACCGGGTGCGGGACGCCCTGTACCCGGACAGCGGCGGCGCCGAGGACTTCGGATACGCGCGGGTGCGGCGGCTGCTCGACCTGGTCCGGGGCAGGCCGGCCGGCGACGTCGCCGGGGTGGAGGGCTTCGAGGTGTTCAGCGACGTGGTGCAGCCGCACTCCCCCGGGCTCGCCCGGCGGCTGTGGTACGGCGGCGGCAGCCTCCGCTCCGCGCGCTGGGCGGGCGAGCACGGGATGAACTTCCTGACCAGCAGCGTCGTCAAGGCGGAGGCTCCCGAGGGGCCGTACGACTTCGCGGAGATCCAGCGGTCCCTCGTCCGGGAGTTCCGGGCGCACCACCCCGACGGCGCGGCGGCCCGGGTCTCGCAGGGCCTGGTGGTGATCCCCACCGACTCGGCGACGCCCGCGCAGCGCGCCAAGTACGCCGAGTACGCGGCCCGGCGGCTGCCCCGCACCGGTGCGCCGCAGGGCCCGGCCCGGCTGCTGTTCGCGCCGGACCTGGTCGGCCCCGCCGCGGAACTGGCCGAACGGCTGCACGCGGACGCGGTGTTCCGCGAGGTGGACGAGGTCGCCTTCGCGCTGCCGTTCACCTTCGAGCACGAGGACTACGTGCAGATCCTCACCGACATGGCGACGCGGCTGGGTCCCGCGCTCGGCTGGCAGCCGGCCGGCTGA
- a CDS encoding M4 family metallopeptidase produces the protein MQAVPATATPAAHHLSPLRTGALEAKLSPAQHKALIQSAQDKTADTARTLGLGAKEKLVVRDVVKDADGTLHTRYERTYDGLPVLGGDIVVHTPPASLAAGTVSATYNNKHRIAVSSTTATVAKSAAESKALKTAKALDAAKPAADSARKVIWAGDGTPKLAWETVIGGFQDDGTPSKLHVITDATTGKELYRYQGIETGVGNTRYSGQVSLTTTQSGSSYTLTDGARGGHKTYNLNHGSSGTGTLFSQSNDTWGDGTNSNAATAGADAAYGAQETWDFYKNTFGRSGIKNDGVGAYSRVHYGNAYVNAFWDDSCFCMTYGDGSGNNDPLTALDVAGHEMSHGVTSNTAGLNYSGESGGLNEATSDIFGTGVEFYANNSSDPGDYLIGEKIDINGDGTPLRYMDKPSKDGGSADSWYSGVGNLDVHYSSGPANHMFYLLAEGSGTKTINGVTYNSPTSDGVAVTGIGRDAALQIWYKALTSYMTSSTNYAGARTAALNAASALYGANSAQYAAVGNAFAGINVGSHITPPSNGVTVTNPGSQSSTVGTAVSLQVQASSTNSGALTYSASGLPTGLSVNSSTGVISGTPTTAGTYSTTVTVKDSTGATGTATFTWTVSTSGGGGCTSTQLLANPGFESGNTGWTASSGVITTDSGEAAHGGSYKAWMDGYGTSHTDTVSQSVTIPAGCKATLSFYLHIDTAESGSTAYDKLTVTAGSKTLATYSNANAASGYALKTFDLSSLAGQTVTLKFNGVEDVSLQTSFVVDDTSLTTG, from the coding sequence ATGCAGGCCGTCCCGGCGACCGCGACGCCCGCCGCGCACCACCTCAGCCCCCTGCGCACCGGTGCCCTGGAGGCCAAGCTCAGCCCGGCGCAGCACAAGGCCCTGATCCAGAGCGCCCAGGACAAGACGGCCGACACCGCCCGCACCCTCGGCCTCGGCGCCAAGGAGAAGCTGGTCGTCCGGGACGTCGTCAAGGACGCCGACGGCACCCTGCACACGCGCTACGAGCGGACCTACGACGGTCTGCCCGTCCTCGGCGGCGACATCGTCGTGCACACCCCGCCCGCCTCGCTGGCCGCCGGCACCGTGAGCGCCACGTACAACAACAAGCACAGGATCGCGGTGTCCTCCACCACCGCGACCGTCGCCAAGTCGGCCGCCGAGAGCAAGGCGCTGAAGACCGCCAAGGCCCTCGACGCCGCCAAGCCCGCCGCCGACAGCGCCCGCAAGGTCATCTGGGCCGGCGACGGCACCCCCAAGCTCGCCTGGGAGACCGTGATCGGCGGCTTCCAGGACGACGGCACGCCCAGCAAGCTGCACGTCATCACCGACGCCACCACCGGCAAGGAGCTGTACCGGTACCAGGGCATCGAGACCGGCGTCGGCAACACCCGCTACAGCGGCCAGGTCTCGCTGACCACGACCCAGTCGGGTTCGTCGTACACCCTGACCGACGGTGCGCGCGGCGGCCACAAGACGTACAACCTGAACCACGGTTCCTCCGGCACCGGCACTCTCTTCTCGCAGAGCAACGACACCTGGGGTGACGGCACCAACTCCAACGCCGCCACGGCCGGCGCGGACGCCGCCTACGGCGCGCAGGAGACCTGGGACTTCTACAAGAACACTTTCGGGCGCAGCGGCATCAAGAACGACGGGGTCGGCGCCTACTCCCGCGTCCACTACGGCAACGCGTACGTGAACGCGTTCTGGGACGACAGCTGCTTCTGCATGACGTACGGCGACGGCAGCGGCAACAACGACCCGCTGACCGCGCTGGACGTGGCGGGTCACGAGATGAGCCACGGTGTCACCTCCAACACCGCGGGCCTCAACTACAGCGGCGAGTCCGGCGGTCTGAACGAGGCCACCTCGGACATCTTCGGCACCGGCGTGGAGTTCTACGCCAACAACAGCTCCGACCCCGGTGACTACCTCATCGGCGAGAAGATCGACATCAACGGCGACGGCACGCCGCTGCGCTACATGGACAAGCCGAGCAAGGACGGCGGCTCGGCGGACAGCTGGTACTCGGGCGTCGGCAACCTCGACGTGCACTACTCCTCGGGTCCGGCCAACCACATGTTCTACCTGCTGGCCGAGGGCAGCGGCACCAAGACCATCAACGGTGTCACCTACAACAGCCCGACCTCCGACGGCGTGGCCGTCACCGGCATCGGCCGCGACGCGGCCCTGCAGATCTGGTACAAGGCGCTGACGTCGTACATGACGTCCAGCACCAACTACGCCGGTGCCCGCACCGCCGCCCTCAACGCGGCCTCGGCGCTGTACGGCGCCAACTCGGCGCAGTACGCGGCCGTCGGCAACGCCTTCGCGGGCATCAACGTCGGCAGCCACATCACCCCGCCGAGCAACGGCGTGACGGTCACCAACCCGGGCAGCCAGTCCTCCACCGTGGGCACCGCGGTCAGCCTCCAGGTCCAGGCGTCCAGCACCAACAGCGGCGCGCTCACCTACAGCGCCTCCGGCCTGCCCACCGGCCTGTCCGTCAACAGCTCCACCGGTGTCATCTCCGGTACGCCGACCACGGCCGGGACCTACAGCACCACCGTCACCGTGAAGGACTCCACCGGCGCCACCGGCACCGCGACCTTCACCTGGACCGTCAGCACCAGCGGCGGTGGCGGCTGCACCTCGACCCAGCTGCTGGCCAACCCGGGCTTCGAGTCCGGCAACACCGGCTGGACCGCGAGCAGCGGCGTGATCACCACCGACAGCGGTGAGGCCGCGCACGGCGGCTCCTACAAGGCATGGATGGACGGGTACGGCACCTCGCACACCGACACCGTGTCCCAGTCGGTGACCATCCCCGCGGGCTGCAAGGCGACCCTCTCCTTCTACCTGCACATCGACACCGCCGAGAGCGGCAGCACCGCCTACGACAAGCTGACGGTGACCGCCGGTTCGAAGACCCTGGCGACGTACTCGAACGCCAACGCGGCCTCCGGCTACGCCCTGAAGACCTTCGACCTGTCCTCGCTGGCGGGCCAGACGGTCACCCTGAAGTTCAACGGCGTCGAGGACGTCTCGCTCCAGACCAGCTTCGTCGTGGACGACACGTCCCTGACCACCGGCTGA
- a CDS encoding DUF5701 family protein has protein sequence MSETVPTTPSLPPLPAPSAQAERLIECGVPEVAGLAPAAFRAFAARADTLAGGGGALLAVHPDLAPASALAPLLRRDGKPGFVVTDMTDVDLFGPLDPGTLPEAPLYLVTGLDRGDHLADWSPAEALPALTARHRTPLLLTEGIHWVLQQPRALERNHCFMTIGSRLRKADGTLDSRTPALWISNGTGRDGRERRDAPKVGWCWWGNRHTWLGFASATGREAPAA, from the coding sequence GTGTCCGAGACCGTGCCCACCACCCCTTCCCTCCCGCCGCTCCCAGCCCCGAGCGCGCAGGCCGAGCGACTGATCGAGTGCGGGGTGCCGGAGGTGGCCGGGCTGGCGCCCGCCGCCTTCCGCGCCTTCGCCGCCCGCGCCGACACCCTCGCGGGCGGCGGGGGCGCCCTGCTCGCGGTGCACCCGGACCTGGCCCCCGCCTCCGCACTCGCCCCTCTGCTCCGCCGCGACGGCAAACCGGGTTTCGTCGTCACCGACATGACCGACGTCGACCTCTTCGGCCCGCTCGACCCCGGCACCCTGCCCGAGGCCCCGCTCTACCTTGTGACCGGCCTCGACCGCGGCGACCACCTGGCCGACTGGAGCCCGGCGGAGGCCCTGCCCGCGCTGACCGCCCGGCACCGCACCCCCCTGCTGCTCACCGAGGGCATCCACTGGGTGCTCCAGCAGCCCCGGGCCCTGGAGCGCAACCACTGCTTCATGACCATCGGCTCCCGGCTGCGCAAGGCGGACGGCACCCTGGACTCCCGCACCCCGGCGCTCTGGATCAGCAACGGCACCGGGCGCGACGGCCGGGAGCGCCGCGACGCCCCCAAGGTGGGCTGGTGCTGGTGGGGCAACCGGCACACCTGGCTGGGCTTCGCCTCGGCGACGGGCCGCGAGGCCCCGGCGGCTTAG
- a CDS encoding DNA polymerase ligase N-terminal domain-containing protein has product MAAEDRLRTYRGKRDFERTREPSGGPAPGDGGRPRFVVQIHDARRMHFDFRLQVDDVLKSWSVPRGPSTDPGDKRLAVPTEDHPPAYEDFEGVIPKGEYGGGTVIVWDRGTYEPLSHDRRGRPVDFAESLERGHATFRLHGTKLRGEYALTRFRGRDGEDAWLLVRKGPAGTGHGTPDPRRARSVRTGRTLAQVAADGGEV; this is encoded by the coding sequence GTGGCAGCGGAGGACCGGCTGCGGACGTACCGCGGCAAGCGTGACTTCGAGCGGACCCGGGAGCCCTCGGGAGGGCCGGCGCCCGGGGACGGCGGCCGGCCGCGGTTCGTGGTGCAGATCCACGACGCGCGCCGGATGCACTTCGACTTCCGGCTCCAGGTGGACGACGTCCTGAAGTCCTGGTCGGTGCCGAGGGGACCGTCCACCGACCCCGGGGACAAGCGGCTCGCCGTGCCCACCGAGGACCATCCGCCGGCGTACGAGGACTTCGAGGGCGTGATCCCGAAGGGCGAGTACGGCGGGGGCACGGTGATCGTGTGGGACCGCGGGACGTACGAGCCGCTGAGCCACGACCGGCGGGGGCGGCCGGTGGACTTCGCCGAGTCGCTGGAGCGCGGGCACGCCACCTTCCGGCTGCACGGCACCAAACTGCGCGGCGAGTACGCCCTGACCCGCTTCCGGGGCAGGGACGGGGAGGACGCCTGGCTGCTGGTGCGCAAGGGGCCGGCGGGCACCGGGCACGGCACCCCCGACCCCCGGCGCGCCCGCTCGGTGCGCACCGGACGCACCCTCGCGCAGGTCGCGGCGGACGGCGGCGAGGTGTGA